In Aegilops tauschii subsp. strangulata cultivar AL8/78 chromosome 3, Aet v6.0, whole genome shotgun sequence, one genomic interval encodes:
- the LOC141042863 gene encoding uncharacterized protein — protein MTIVTRLPLQRILRNPKANERIVEWALEQSSSVLKFESMTTIQSRTLAEFIAEWTPTPDEEIVETVLLGKEAPKEWVMYIDSAFSLQGAGARVLLIAPTGEHLKYVIQMHFPREDATNNTAEYEGLLVVLIISMELAIKKLMICGDSQLVVKQVNKDYQSPLMEAYVEEVTKLEEHFNRLQTKHVPRAENNIADHLSKCTAQKLPVELGTFVLHLPNHRFLHLHWPGKEENSTPANISRQNSLKPLVRRLPGETLC, from the coding sequence ATGACAATTGTGACCCGCCTTCCGCTGCAGCGTATCTTGAGGAACCCCAAGGCCAACGAGAGGATAGTGGAATGGGCACTGGAACAGTCAAGTTCTGTTTTGAAGTTTGAAAGCATGACAACTATCCAAAGTAGAACACTGGCAGAATTCATAGCAGAATGGACaccaacgcccgacgaagagattGTGGAAACAGTCCTCCTCGGCAAAGAGGCCCCCAAGGAATGGGTCATGTATATTGATAGTGCTTTCTCCCTCCAAGGCGCTGGGGCAAGAGTGTTACTCATTGCACCCACCGGAGAACACCTCAAGTATGTTATCcaaatgcactttcccagggaagATGCCACCAACAACACAGCAGAGTATGAAGGACTCCTTGTCGTTCTCATAATTTCAATGGAGTTGGCGATAAAGAAGCTGATGATATGCGGCGACTCTCAGCTCGTTGTGAAGCAAGTGAATAAGGATTACCAGAGTCCACTGATGGAGGCGTACGTGGAAGAGGTGACGAAGCTGGAAGAACACTTCAACAGGCTACAAACaaagcacgtaccccgtgcggaaaacaacaTTGCTGACCACCTGTCAAAGTGCactgcgcagaagcttcctgtggaattAGGAACTTTTGTACTCCACCTACCCAACCATCGGTTTCTCCATCTGCATTGGCCAGGAAAAGAAGAAAACTCAACACCGGCAAACATTTCCCGGCAGAACTCCCTGAAGCCGCTGGTGAGAAGGTTGCCGGGGGAAACCCTATGCTAG